The following proteins are encoded in a genomic region of Ooceraea biroi isolate clonal line C1 chromosome 14, Obir_v5.4, whole genome shotgun sequence:
- the LOC105274781 gene encoding cuticle protein 76 yields MVRYTILRPPFCFCKFTYWIRDRQPRKHKSAKFRANLTTPRFVATSQRKFRTVRRSKIQDRYIEEGFFQLFLIACAFAAANAGYVGVPSALQYQVAPIAHVQPHAITSTSDNILRSHGNLAQVATQTKTIDTPFSSSSKTDIRVSNPAYAYAHLAHPATPLAYAAAAVPAVHAAPAALGVAYSPAVEVSHMSYSSPIGIAYSY; encoded by the coding sequence ATGGTTCGCTACACTATATTAAGaccgccattttgtttttgcaaatttacatattgGATTCGTGACCGGCAACCTCGAAAACATAAGTCTGCCAAGTTTCGTGCGAATCTGACGACTCCTCGATTTGTGGCCACGTCTCAGCGGAAATTCCGCACTGTGCGTCGTTCTAAAATTCAAGATCGATATATTGAAGAGGGATTCTTTCAGCTGTTCCTGATCGCCTGCGCGTTCGCCGCGGCCAACGCCGGCTACGTCGGAGTGCCATCCGCCCTGCAGTACCAGGTCGCGCCGATCGCGCACGTGCAACCCCACGCGATCACGTCGACGTCCGACAACATTTTGCGCAGCCACGGCAACTTGGCGCAGGTGGCCACGCAGACCAAGACCATCGACACGCCCTTCTCCAGCTCCAGCAAGACTGACATTCGCGTGAGCAATCCGGCGTACGCGTACGCGCACCTCGCTCATCCGGCCACCCCGCTGGCGTACGCCGCAGCCGCCGTGCCGGCGGTGCACGCCGCTCCGGCCGCTCTCGGAGTCGCCTACTCGCCGGCCGTCGAAGTCTCCCACATGAGTTACAGCAGCCCCATCGGAATCGCCTACTCTTACTAA
- the LOC105274810 gene encoding pyridoxal phosphate homeostasis protein — protein MVEVAANLKSIYDKILQAAAKRVSEHRYYEPRLVAVSKLQSPELILSAYQAGQRHFGENYVNELLDKACNPQILETCKEIRWHFIGNLQRNKVNKVLNVPNLFVIETVSNDKLASALNNSWPKFRKNEDSKLNIMVQVNTSQEEEKNGCDIVEVSTLVKYILDNCPHLKFLGLMTIGMFGYNVADGPNPDFLRLISCREKICKELNMDIKNIELSMGMSNDYEHAIELGSTNVRVGSAIFGSRPQKTT, from the exons ATGGTAGAAGTGGCAGCAAATTTGAAATCGATCTATGATAAAATACTACAAGCTGCTGCAAAAAGAGTATcg GAACATCGATATTACGAGCCACGACTGGTAGCTGTAAGCAAATTGCAATCCCCGGAATTGATATTATCCGCATATCAAGCTGGTCAAAGGCACTTTGGCGAGAACTATGTGAATGAATTACTGGATAAGGCCTGCAATCCACAGATTCTTGAAACGTGCAAGGAGATTCGCTGGCACTTCATAGGCAACCTACAGAGGAACAAGGTCAACAAGGTTCTAAATGTGCCAAATTTATTCGTGATAGAAACGGTGAGCAATGACAAACTTGCAAGTGCGCTTAACAATTCGTGGCCAAAGTTTCGGAAGAACGAGGACAGCAAGTTGAATATCATGGTACAAGTCAACACGAGTCAAGAGGAAG AGAAGAATGGCTGTGACATTGTAGAGGTGTCGACTCTCGTCAAGTATATTCTAGATAACTGTCCACATTTGAAATTTCTGGGCCTCATGACAATAGGAATGTTTGGATATAATGTCGCAGATGGACCGAATCCTGATTTCCTTCGTTTGATAAGTTGTAGAGAGAAAATATGCAAAGAATTGAACATggacattaaaaatatcgaattgTCAATGGGAATGTCTAATGATTATGAGCATGCA aTTGAGCTTGGCAGTACAAATGTAAGAGTGGGGAGCGCCATTTTTGGCAGTAGACCGCAAAAAACTACTTga